One window of the Halorussus sp. MSC15.2 genome contains the following:
- a CDS encoding DUF6789 family protein codes for MGLADRNRPRQILGAIAGGVVGMAAMSIAFALLEVETRYEVGIFAGIARFVMLPGNLLFGFLVFVAFGAVVWPLLFVLFEDRIPGGPDPARRGLVFATLLWVLFALTGSGEVTGATLLIYGSLTLVGHLAYGFILGAVYGRIRPDFSVSEVRESREVP; via the coding sequence ATGGGTCTGGCCGACCGGAACCGACCGAGGCAGATTCTCGGCGCTATCGCGGGCGGGGTCGTCGGGATGGCCGCGATGTCGATAGCCTTCGCGTTGCTCGAAGTCGAGACGCGCTACGAGGTGGGCATCTTCGCCGGTATCGCGCGGTTCGTGATGCTGCCCGGTAACCTGCTGTTCGGGTTCCTCGTCTTCGTCGCTTTCGGAGCGGTGGTCTGGCCGCTGTTGTTCGTCCTCTTCGAGGACCGCATTCCGGGCGGTCCCGACCCCGCGCGGCGGGGACTGGTGTTCGCCACGCTGCTCTGGGTGCTGTTCGCGCTCACCGGCAGCGGCGAGGTGACCGGCGCGACCCTGCTCATCTACGGCAGTCTGACGCTGGTCGGGCATCTCGCCTACGGGTTCATCCTCGGGGCGGTGTACGGTCGCATCCGCCCGGACTTCTCGGTGTCGGAGGTCCGGGAGAGTCGGGAGGTGCCGTGA